From Novosphingobium sp. 9, the proteins below share one genomic window:
- a CDS encoding alpha/beta hydrolase — MARCLVRLAGQALSGRLGKDALTGHISDFAIWIDDFAAIWADWAARTPGPHVLIGHSMGGHLSLRAVAEKRVLPDALVLSAPMLGIHPAAVPSSVLLPVAKVIAALGDRRRPGWKHSEKPKFPPVNRAKLLTHDEARYADEAWWREQRPGLAMGAASWGWIERALSSIHGLEKRGVPESVRVPVLLFGTSADGLVSWPAIERAAKRLPNARLLAFGDEARHEILREVDPVRDRAMQAITAFLDEVAPAR, encoded by the coding sequence GTGGCACGTTGCCTCGTTCGACTGGCGGGGCAGGCGCTCAGCGGGCGGCTCGGCAAGGATGCGCTGACCGGGCATATCTCTGACTTCGCGATCTGGATCGACGATTTCGCGGCGATCTGGGCAGACTGGGCCGCGCGCACGCCGGGCCCGCATGTCCTGATCGGGCATTCGATGGGCGGGCACCTCAGTTTGCGCGCGGTTGCCGAAAAGCGCGTGCTGCCCGATGCGCTGGTACTCTCGGCGCCGATGCTGGGCATCCATCCCGCCGCCGTGCCGAGCAGCGTGCTGCTGCCGGTCGCCAAGGTGATCGCCGCGCTGGGCGACCGTCGTCGCCCCGGCTGGAAGCACAGCGAGAAGCCGAAGTTCCCGCCCGTCAATCGCGCGAAACTGCTGACCCATGACGAAGCGCGCTATGCCGACGAGGCGTGGTGGCGCGAGCAGCGTCCTGGCCTTGCCATGGGGGCGGCAAGCTGGGGCTGGATCGAGCGCGCGCTCTCCTCGATCCACGGTCTTGAAAAGCGCGGCGTGCCCGAAAGCGTGCGCGTGCCGGTACTGCTGTTCGGCACGTCTGCCGATGGGCTGGTGTCCTGGCCTGCCATCGAACGCGCGGCGAAGCGCCTGCCCAACGCGCGGCTGTTGGCGTTCGGGGACGAGGCCCGGCACGAAATCCTGCGCGAGGTCGATCCGGTGCGCGACCGGGCGATGCAGGCGATCACCGCCTTTCTGGACGAGGTGGCTCCTGCCCGTTAG
- a CDS encoding aldehyde dehydrogenase family protein, translating to MRTIDRIYIDGAFVTPHGSEEFALFNPATEERIGTVRLGDAKDVALAVAAAKRVFPAMARTTKAERIAMLLRLRDAVQARTDDLAAAMREEYGAPAYFTGFSVRNTASIFEVMAASVENYAFERMAGSSAVTMLPLGVVGAITPWNSNFGFIATKLAHAIGSGSTIVIKPAEQSAIQTQVLLECLHAAGLPKGVLNVVNGTGPEVGAALTTHPDVALVSFTGSTPAARIIQRAAIDTMKRTVLELGGKSPTIILDDADLDTAIPVALMSGFANSGQACVAGSRILVPRARREDILARLKQEAENLKVGPAGDPDVRIGPLANAAHWERVQSWIRIGLEEGATLLTGGEGRPEGLDKGWFARPTIFADVTNTMRIAREEIFGPVLSVIPYDDDEDAVAIANDSDFGLQAYVLSADGERALRVARQLVAGRVVINGAPHDPHAPFGGFRQSGLGREIGAYGLDAYLEPRAILKPAA from the coding sequence ATGCGGACGATTGACAGGATCTATATCGACGGGGCTTTCGTGACCCCACACGGCAGCGAGGAATTCGCGCTTTTCAACCCGGCGACCGAGGAGCGGATCGGCACCGTCCGGTTGGGCGACGCAAAGGATGTCGCCCTCGCCGTGGCGGCCGCAAAGCGCGTCTTCCCGGCAATGGCACGCACGACGAAGGCGGAACGGATCGCCATGCTGCTGCGCCTGCGCGACGCGGTGCAGGCCCGCACGGATGACCTTGCCGCTGCCATGCGCGAGGAATACGGCGCGCCTGCCTATTTCACCGGCTTCTCGGTGCGCAACACCGCCTCGATCTTCGAGGTCATGGCCGCCTCGGTGGAGAACTACGCCTTCGAGCGCATGGCCGGTTCCAGCGCGGTGACGATGCTGCCGCTGGGCGTGGTCGGCGCGATCACACCGTGGAACAGCAATTTCGGCTTCATCGCGACCAAGCTGGCCCATGCCATCGGCTCGGGATCGACCATCGTCATCAAGCCCGCCGAACAGAGCGCGATCCAGACGCAGGTGCTGCTGGAGTGTCTGCACGCGGCAGGACTGCCGAAAGGTGTGCTTAATGTCGTCAACGGCACCGGCCCCGAGGTCGGCGCGGCACTGACCACCCATCCCGACGTCGCGCTGGTCAGCTTTACCGGTTCCACCCCGGCGGCGCGGATCATCCAGCGCGCGGCGATCGACACGATGAAGCGCACGGTGCTGGAACTGGGCGGCAAGAGCCCGACGATCATCCTCGATGATGCCGATCTCGACACTGCGATCCCGGTCGCGCTGATGAGCGGCTTTGCCAACAGCGGACAGGCCTGCGTTGCCGGGTCGCGCATTCTGGTGCCGCGCGCGCGCCGCGAAGACATCCTCGCGCGTCTGAAACAGGAGGCAGAAAACCTCAAGGTCGGCCCGGCGGGCGATCCCGACGTGCGGATCGGCCCGCTTGCCAATGCCGCGCACTGGGAGCGCGTGCAGTCCTGGATACGGATCGGGCTGGAGGAAGGCGCCACGCTGCTGACCGGCGGGGAAGGGCGGCCCGAAGGTCTCGACAAGGGATGGTTCGCGCGCCCGACGATCTTCGCGGACGTGACCAATACGATGCGGATCGCCCGTGAGGAAATCTTCGGCCCGGTGCTCAGCGTCATCCCATACGATGACGACGAGGATGCTGTCGCGATCGCGAACGATTCCGACTTCGGGCTGCAGGCCTATGTGCTGTCTGCCGACGGGGAGCGCGCCCTGCGCGTGGCCCGTCAACTGGTGGCGGGGCGTGTCGTCATCAACGGAGCGCCCCACGATCCCCATGCACCGTTCGGCGGCTTTCGCCAGTCGGGCCTCGGGCGCGAGATCGGGGCCTATGGCCTCGACGCCTACCTCGAACCGCGCGCGATCCTGAAGCCCGCCGCCTGA
- a CDS encoding SDR family NAD(P)-dependent oxidoreductase has translation MDKTSFKSWIITGSGRGLGRAILTAALERGDAVLATARDVAQLADLKTLHGERLQPFALDVTDEAGTVEAAAAAIAAFGRIDVLVNNAGYGHFEAFEQKSPADFRAEIETNLFGVVNMTRAVLPFMRERRAGHILNISSVGGRVGTPGVSAYQAAKWAVGGFTEVLRNEVAHLGIRITALEPGGMRTDWAETAGHGAAGAVLPDYAETVGATISRIRAYAGNEVGDPVRIARIVLDLTQREDVPAHLVLGTDALASFDEAEAQRRDAHARWLEVSRATVFGGPEGEALSALLPHPVRD, from the coding sequence ATGGACAAGACTTCCTTCAAGAGCTGGATCATCACCGGCAGCGGGCGCGGCCTGGGCCGTGCCATCCTGACCGCCGCGCTGGAACGCGGCGACGCCGTGCTCGCCACCGCGCGCGACGTGGCGCAACTGGCCGATCTCAAGACGCTTCATGGCGAGCGCCTCCAGCCCTTTGCACTGGACGTGACCGACGAGGCCGGAACCGTCGAGGCCGCCGCTGCGGCAATAGCGGCCTTCGGGCGGATCGACGTGCTGGTGAACAACGCGGGCTATGGCCATTTCGAGGCCTTCGAGCAGAAGTCTCCCGCCGATTTTCGCGCCGAGATCGAAACCAATCTGTTCGGCGTGGTCAACATGACGCGCGCGGTCCTGCCCTTCATGCGGGAGCGACGCGCGGGGCATATTCTCAACATCTCTTCGGTCGGCGGGCGTGTGGGGACGCCCGGAGTCTCGGCCTATCAGGCGGCGAAATGGGCGGTCGGCGGCTTTACCGAAGTGCTGCGCAACGAGGTGGCGCATCTGGGGATACGGATCACCGCGCTGGAGCCGGGCGGGATGCGCACCGATTGGGCGGAAACAGCGGGGCATGGTGCCGCCGGTGCGGTGCTGCCGGACTATGCGGAAACCGTGGGGGCGACGATTTCGCGCATCAGGGCCTATGCGGGCAACGAGGTGGGTGACCCGGTGCGCATCGCCCGGATCGTGCTCGACCTGACGCAGCGCGAGGATGTGCCCGCGCATCTCGTGCTCGGCACCGATGCCCTTGCCTCGTTCGACGAAGCTGAAGCCCAGCGCCGCGATGCCCATGCGCGCTGGCTTGAGGTCAGTCGCGCCACCGTGTTCGGCGGACCGGAAGGCGAGGCGCTCAGCGCGTTATTGCCGCACCCTGTGCGGGATTGA
- a CDS encoding trifunctional transcriptional activator/DNA repair protein Ada/methylated-DNA--[protein]-cysteine S-methyltransferase has product MLFDLPDHQALYAALLSRDARFDGQAFVCVSSTGVFCRLTCPARKPKPENCTFFPTIAECIDAGYRACRRCHPLQAAALADPAIGALLRALDERPGLRWSESHVQRLGFDPSTVRRSFKRQFGMTFLEMARQRRLREGFETLAAGGKVITAQHEASFESPSAFRAAFARLLGCAPADLRTDRLLQATWIPTPLGDMIAVSSRHHLHLLEFVDRKGLPAELARLQAGSKEGIGIGSLPPAEQAEAELADYFAARSDRFQTPLALSGSAFTRQVWEALRDIPAGETRSYSDIARQIGRPTAVRAVARANGANQIALMIPCHRVIGADGSLTGYGGGLWRKQRLIEIERQLRTTRKETGAV; this is encoded by the coding sequence ATGTTGTTCGATCTGCCTGACCACCAAGCTCTCTATGCGGCGCTGCTGTCGCGCGATGCCCGCTTTGACGGGCAAGCCTTCGTCTGCGTGTCTTCCACGGGGGTTTTCTGCCGGCTGACCTGCCCGGCGCGTAAGCCGAAGCCGGAAAACTGCACTTTCTTTCCTACAATCGCAGAGTGCATCGATGCGGGATACCGCGCGTGCAGGCGGTGTCACCCGCTGCAGGCCGCTGCGCTGGCCGATCCGGCGATCGGCGCGCTTCTTAGGGCTCTCGACGAGCGTCCGGGGCTTCGCTGGTCCGAAAGTCACGTGCAGCGACTAGGCTTTGACCCTTCGACAGTGCGGCGCAGCTTCAAGCGACAGTTCGGCATGACGTTTCTGGAAATGGCACGCCAGCGTCGTTTAAGAGAGGGGTTCGAGACATTGGCTGCCGGTGGGAAGGTGATCACCGCCCAGCATGAAGCCAGCTTCGAGTCCCCCAGTGCGTTTCGGGCGGCCTTTGCCCGCCTGCTCGGCTGTGCACCGGCAGACTTGCGAACGGATCGACTGCTGCAGGCGACATGGATACCGACTCCCTTAGGCGACATGATCGCGGTCAGCAGCCGCCATCACCTGCACTTGCTGGAATTCGTGGATCGCAAGGGGCTTCCGGCGGAACTGGCAAGGCTGCAAGCTGGATCGAAGGAAGGGATCGGGATCGGCTCTCTGCCACCTGCGGAACAGGCGGAGGCAGAGCTTGCCGATTATTTTGCCGCACGTTCCGACCGCTTCCAGACGCCGCTCGCGCTGAGTGGAAGCGCGTTCACACGGCAGGTGTGGGAGGCCTTGCGTGATATCCCGGCAGGCGAGACCCGCAGCTATTCAGACATTGCCCGACAGATCGGCCGTCCTACAGCCGTGAGGGCTGTCGCCCGGGCCAATGGCGCCAATCAGATCGCGCTGATGATCCCGTGCCATCGGGTCATCGGCGCGGACGGTTCTTTGACTGGCTATGGCGGTGGGCTTTGGCGCAAGCAGCGGCTGATCGAGATCGAACGGCAACTCAGGACAACCAGGAAAGAAACAGGAGCAGTATAA
- a CDS encoding LysR family transcriptional regulator, with translation MTKASLAELEAFATVARCGGFRAAARELGVSSSGLSHAIAALEERLNLRLFNRTTRSVVLTAAGAQFLEEIAPALAAIDGAIENAGEHLGEPSGLLRLNMAAGAARFVMAPLIRDYLSRFPRMQVEIVSEAALVDVIGKGFDAGVRLLEAVPPDMIAVPIMPQMRLAVVGSPAYLRDRPMPVVPRDLLAHACIRYRTGNGRIYHWEFARDGERLELDVPGRLILDNSGLMLDAVLAGMGLGYLAEQTVASLIEDGQLIRVLADWMPQEPPLCLYYSGRRHVPTKLRAFIDLVRFHSRTPSMA, from the coding sequence ATGACCAAGGCCAGTCTGGCGGAGCTGGAAGCCTTCGCGACCGTCGCGCGCTGCGGCGGTTTTCGGGCCGCCGCGCGTGAACTCGGGGTCTCCTCATCCGGCCTCAGCCATGCAATCGCGGCGCTGGAAGAACGGCTGAACCTGCGCCTGTTCAACCGTACCACGCGCAGCGTCGTGCTGACGGCGGCCGGTGCGCAGTTTCTGGAAGAGATAGCTCCCGCGCTCGCCGCCATCGACGGCGCGATCGAAAATGCGGGCGAGCATCTGGGGGAACCCTCAGGCCTGCTGCGCCTCAACATGGCGGCAGGGGCGGCCCGGTTCGTCATGGCCCCGCTGATCCGCGATTATCTGAGCCGCTTTCCCCGGATGCAGGTGGAGATCGTCAGCGAAGCGGCGCTGGTCGACGTTATCGGCAAAGGGTTCGATGCCGGGGTACGGTTGCTCGAAGCGGTGCCGCCCGACATGATCGCGGTTCCTATCATGCCGCAGATGCGCCTCGCGGTGGTCGGCTCACCGGCCTATTTGCGCGACCGCCCCATGCCGGTGGTTCCGCGCGACCTGCTGGCGCACGCGTGTATCCGCTACCGGACGGGCAATGGGCGCATCTACCACTGGGAGTTCGCGCGCGATGGCGAGCGTCTCGAACTGGATGTGCCCGGTCGCCTGATTCTCGACAACAGCGGGCTGATGCTCGATGCCGTGCTGGCGGGGATGGGGCTGGGCTATCTGGCCGAGCAGACGGTGGCATCGCTTATCGAGGACGGACAGCTGATCCGGGTGCTGGCAGACTGGATGCCGCAGGAGCCACCGCTCTGCCTCTACTATTCCGGCCGCCGCCACGTTCCCACCAAATTGCGTGCGTTCATCGACCTGGTTCGGTTTCACTCTCGGACACCATCGATGGCCTGA
- a CDS encoding NAD(P)/FAD-dependent oxidoreductase has protein sequence MEGRYDIAIIGAGMAGASLAAALDGKARVLLAEAEDVPGYHTTGRSAAFWMESYGGAGMQPLTLASRGPLEALGALTPRTALTLAKAGQEAALQAFAAPFRALGVEMPDLDRAEIAARVPGLHLDWTCGVLEPSCCDIDVARVHQHYLAQARRDDVDLWTRARLASAERSRDGWALTFEDGRKARAAVLVNAAGAWADPVARLAGVRPLGITPLRRTMAQVAVAPATTAALPLVLDLDGSFYFKPESGGIWLSPHDETPSAPCDAAPDKADVSLALDRLSCVVDWRVERVERRWAGLRSFAPDRMAVYGFDPRDPAFFWFAGQGGFGIQTAPAAAQLGAGLLLGEDSCNLDPMPYSPARFA, from the coding sequence ATGGAAGGCCGTTACGATATCGCGATCATCGGCGCAGGAATGGCAGGCGCCTCGCTGGCCGCTGCGCTCGATGGCAAGGCGCGGGTGCTGCTGGCTGAGGCGGAGGACGTGCCCGGCTATCACACGACGGGGCGCTCGGCCGCGTTCTGGATGGAAAGCTATGGCGGCGCGGGAATGCAGCCGCTGACGCTTGCCTCGCGGGGACCGCTGGAGGCACTCGGCGCGTTGACGCCGCGTACCGCCCTGACGCTGGCGAAAGCGGGTCAGGAAGCGGCGCTTCAGGCCTTTGCCGCACCGTTCCGGGCGCTGGGTGTCGAGATGCCCGATCTCGACCGGGCGGAGATCGCCGCGCGCGTGCCGGGCCTGCATTTGGACTGGACCTGCGGCGTACTCGAACCCAGTTGCTGCGATATCGACGTGGCGCGGGTGCACCAGCACTACCTTGCGCAGGCACGACGCGATGACGTGGACTTGTGGACGCGCGCCCGTCTCGCATCTGCCGAGCGTTCGAGGGATGGCTGGGCGCTGACGTTCGAGGATGGCCGCAAGGCGCGGGCCGCAGTGCTGGTCAATGCCGCAGGCGCCTGGGCGGACCCGGTGGCGCGGCTGGCAGGCGTGCGTCCGCTCGGGATTACGCCGTTGCGCCGGACGATGGCGCAAGTCGCTGTTGCGCCCGCCACCACGGCTGCGCTGCCGCTGGTGCTCGACCTCGACGGCAGCTTCTATTTCAAGCCCGAGAGTGGCGGCATCTGGCTGAGCCCGCACGACGAGACGCCAAGTGCGCCTTGCGATGCCGCGCCTGACAAGGCTGACGTCTCGCTGGCGCTCGACCGTCTCTCTTGCGTGGTGGACTGGCGGGTGGAGCGGGTCGAGCGGCGCTGGGCGGGCCTGCGCTCCTTCGCCCCGGACCGGATGGCGGTCTACGGCTTCGACCCGCGTGACCCAGCGTTCTTCTGGTTCGCGGGGCAGGGGGGCTTCGGCATCCAGACCGCGCCTGCCGCTGCGCAGCTCGGCGCTGGTCTGCTGCTGGGCGAAGATTCATGCAATCTCGATCCGATGCCCTATTCGCCTGCGCGCTTCGCTTAA